One genomic segment of Erythrolamprus reginae isolate rEryReg1 chromosome 2, rEryReg1.hap1, whole genome shotgun sequence includes these proteins:
- the KCNMB1 gene encoding calcium-activated potassium channel subunit beta-1 has product MLSKKVVAEQKQGETRALTLGLGMMVCSAMIYLFIGILLVHFHRRSVWADESECNLVKANIKVHCSFIEGSEDKDIFHYPCLEVYVNITHIGQVAMLYHTENTVDRNPKCSYIPPDMENHKKVQQHVEKIRDNFRKYRRFLCHYDPSREEKSALFMRLYPPEDFLLAFAWPSMLLVGGILIVLLVKLNQYLYLVSAKQRRTLI; this is encoded by the exons ATGTTGTCGAAAAAGGTGGTGGCAGAACAGAAACAAGGGGAGACCAGGGCGCTCACCCTAGGTTTGGGAATGATGGTCTGCTCAGCAATGATATATCTTTTTATTGGTATCCTCCTGGTGCATTTTCATAGaagaag TGTCTGGGCTGATGAAAGTGAATGCAATTTAGTGAAAGCTAACATCAAAGTCCACTGTTCATTCATTGAAGGCTCTGAGGATAAAGATATTTTTCACTATCCTTGTCTGGAAGTTTATGTGAATATAACCCATATAGGGCAAGTAGCAATGCTCTACCACACAGAGAACACTGTGGACAGAAATCCAAAG TGCTCTTATATACCCCCTGATATGGAGAATCATAAAAAAGTTCAGCAGCATGTAGAAAAGATAAGAGACAATTTCAGAAAGTATCGGAGGTTTCTTTGCCATTATGACCCATCAAGAGAAGAAAAGAGTGCCCTTTTCATGCGACTGTATCCCCCAGAAGACTTTCTCCTTGCATTTGCCTGGCCAAGTATGCTATTGGTTGGTGGAATCTTGATAGTCCTCTTGGTCAAACTAAACCAGTATCTTTACTTAGTCTCTGCTAAACAACGCAGAACACTCATATAA